One window of Parasegetibacter sp. NRK P23 genomic DNA carries:
- a CDS encoding SusD/RagB family nutrient-binding outer membrane lipoprotein, protein MKKQLYTVVLLLAGITGLTSCDKDFVKENTDPVAPLTTTADRLLAPALVNSMWPGMSRNRNFNNELMQVTVNMSDADATVFRYTFRSTFSDYLWNAWYVQLTNFKDIYDKAGQEGALNESYQGIALIGQAWLFSMLTDTYGDIPYFESNKGDATKGGILEPAFDAQKDIYLDLFKKLEEANTLLSKGTTITINSDPVFKGDIAKWRKFGNTLYMRLLLRVAGKAEVAQQCIGKIKEIAETNTENYPTMQSNADAAFIRWTGGASTTDPYTSPYVTGVRSQDFRSPAIGKFFIDHLRDWSDPRLTTSGAYSDGGANRWGIAQGSNGYAGVPSGYAVGAGESKQSYFYSNDQALSTGTYGARSLQQHPLTGILMNYAELQFILAEAAVKGWISGSAENYYKAGIAASINYWVPTFSGAANSTELNTYIANADLTWNEGGNMEAKMEQIHLQKYYALFLVDMQQWFEYRRTGHPILPKGPGLMNGGVMPARMTYPVYVQSANPSNYKKAVAAQGPDLISTNVWWQKP, encoded by the coding sequence ATGAAAAAGCAATTATATACAGTGGTCCTTTTATTGGCGGGTATAACTGGTTTAACATCCTGCGATAAAGATTTTGTAAAAGAGAACACTGATCCGGTGGCGCCACTTACCACAACTGCGGACAGACTTCTCGCGCCTGCACTGGTAAATTCCATGTGGCCGGGCATGTCGCGCAACAGGAACTTTAACAACGAGCTCATGCAGGTGACCGTGAACATGAGTGACGCGGATGCCACTGTTTTCAGGTATACTTTCAGAAGCACTTTTTCTGATTACCTGTGGAACGCATGGTATGTTCAGCTGACCAATTTCAAAGACATCTACGACAAAGCCGGTCAGGAAGGCGCGTTGAACGAATCTTATCAGGGAATTGCATTGATAGGACAGGCATGGCTTTTCTCCATGCTCACGGATACTTATGGTGATATACCTTATTTTGAATCCAACAAAGGAGATGCCACCAAAGGTGGTATTCTGGAACCCGCTTTCGACGCCCAGAAAGATATCTACCTTGATCTCTTCAAAAAGCTGGAAGAAGCGAATACCCTGCTCAGCAAAGGAACGACCATTACGATCAACAGTGATCCTGTTTTCAAAGGTGATATCGCCAAATGGAGGAAATTCGGTAACACCCTGTATATGCGGCTCCTGCTGCGTGTGGCGGGAAAAGCTGAAGTGGCACAGCAATGTATTGGTAAAATCAAGGAAATCGCAGAAACGAATACAGAAAACTATCCAACGATGCAAAGCAATGCCGATGCGGCTTTCATCCGTTGGACCGGTGGCGCCAGTACCACGGATCCCTATACATCGCCTTATGTAACCGGCGTTCGTTCGCAGGATTTCAGATCCCCGGCTATCGGTAAGTTTTTCATCGATCATCTCCGCGACTGGAGTGATCCCCGGCTTACCACATCCGGAGCTTACAGTGATGGAGGGGCCAACAGATGGGGGATCGCGCAGGGGTCCAATGGTTATGCCGGTGTGCCCAGTGGGTACGCGGTTGGCGCGGGAGAAAGTAAACAATCGTACTTCTATTCTAACGACCAGGCGCTAAGCACAGGAACCTATGGTGCAAGATCGTTGCAACAGCACCCGCTCACGGGTATCCTGATGAATTACGCCGAACTGCAGTTCATCCTGGCGGAAGCTGCGGTGAAAGGATGGATATCCGGCTCCGCTGAAAACTATTACAAAGCGGGTATCGCGGCGTCTATCAATTACTGGGTACCCACTTTTTCCGGTGCCGCCAATTCTACTGAATTGAACACGTACATCGCCAACGCCGACCTCACCTGGAATGAAGGAGGAAATATGGAAGCCAAAATGGAACAGATTCACTTGCAGAAATATTACGCCCTCTTTCTGGTAGACATGCAACAATGGTTTGAATACCGCCGCACTGGCCATCCCATCCTTCCCAAAGGCCCCGGTCTTATGAATGGTGGTGTAATGCCCGCCAGAATGACCTACCCGGTATATGTGCAATCGGCTAACCCAAGCAACTACAAAAAAGCAGTGGCCGCACAGGGACCCGATCTTATTTCTACCAATGTTTGGTGGCAAAAACCTTAA